In the Hordeum vulgare subsp. vulgare chromosome 7H, MorexV3_pseudomolecules_assembly, whole genome shotgun sequence genome, one interval contains:
- the LOC123413638 gene encoding peroxisome biogenesis protein 1 has translation MASGGGMEVEVRVVGGARSCFVALPLHLIQALSRTSASGDLPPVLALDLRAAAGARWSLAWSGAASRSRAIEVAQELAECISLPDGTIAQLSVARSLTRADSVSIEPFSEDDWEILESRADLAEETILQQVGIVYEGMQFPLWLDGHNIVKFVVVSSSPKKSVVQLVPGTEVAVAPKKRKEKYQDVQKEGSLKEQGETKALLRVQAADRKYAHKFKSKGIELGVVLSYAVLIHPDTAARTSFGNLQLVTISSKSLPKGLSEQGKEAAQKKGISVPKRTREVVVYVLFSDSVAKGHVMLPYSIRHFISADTHSWVYVKKYTANVKKDEPIMKMCPLHFSMHERYVHDNSDLGGHEKDPWRNTSIPSENGNFFQKAPNNEHLLSADADSISESMPEQKVLIKHWLIGQLKEMTFHAENSEISSVVLPAKVLIHFEAVDGKLSRGVDFLYLLTISFENPGYNNSQGNVEITWKGPTENLELNFGRLELGEALSFDSVVDDGFNNAFKLTRSSLGWMENAMSDVTKRLSVLVSSTALRLFNRLKLPFPGHVLVHGPRGSGKTALTRAAAKYFEDHQEILAHIIYMDCSKLAIGKAKETRQTIEDSISEALLHSPSIIIFDDLDNVISVSSDPQVSQSSSSSDSLVRYLTDILDEYKDKSRNVCGYGPIALMASVQSLQNLPQELTSSGRFDFHVELRALAIPEREALLKHQVEEHKLQCSEEVISEIASKCDGYDAYDLGILVDRAVHAAASRFVLPSACLNSVNPTLVKEDFLKALHEFLPVAMRDLRKYAPDGKDGGWEDVGGLNEAVTIIKETLELPSKYPNVFTKAPVRMRSNILLYGPPGCGKTHIVRVAAAACSLRFISVKGPELLNKYIGSSEQSVRDFFAKAAAAAPCLLFFDEFDSIAPQRGTHSAGVSDRVVNQFLTELDGVETLTGVFVFAATSKPQLIDAALLRPGRFDRLVFCDFPRWDERVEILKVHSRTVSLASDASLEDIASLTEGFTGADLAAILTDAGLAAVHEVLDSRQDGIPEREPCISKELLMSVATKARPSTPADDKSGYDKEFGEFVSSRKSLSTKARESKGKKVTLA, from the exons ATGGCGAGTGGTGGTGGGATGGAGGTGGAGGTGCGCGTGGTGGGCGGTGCCCGGAGCTGCTTCGTCGCGCTTCCGCTCCACCTCATCCAGGCCCTCTCCCGCACCTCCGCCTCAGGCGACCTCCCGCCTGTCCTTGCGCTCGACCTCCGCGCGGCCGCCGGCGCACGGTGGTCCCTCGCCTGGTCCGGCGCTGCGTCCCGGTCCCGCGCCATCGAG GTTGCACAGGAGTTGGCAGAGTGCATTTCATTGCCTGATGGAACAATAGCTCAACTCAGTGTAGCTCGCTCTCTGACCAGAGCTGACTCGGTCAGTATAGAGCCCTTTAGCGAGGATGATTGGGAGATACTGGAGAGTCGTGCTGATTTGGCTGAAGAAACGATTTTGCAGCAG GTCGGTATTGTTTATGAGGGCATGCAATTTCCTCTGTGGTTGGATGGCCATAATATTGTAAAATTTGTCGTCGTTTCATCTAGTCCCAAGAAGTCAGTTG TTCAACTTGTGCCGGGAACTGAAGTTGCTGTGGCACCCAAAAAACGTAAAGAGAAATATCAAGATGTGCAAAAGGAAGGTTCATTGAAGGAACAGGGCGAAACAAAGGCACTCTTGCGTGTTCAAGCAGCAGATAGAAAGTATGCACATAAATTTAAATCTAAGGGCATTGAGCTGGGGGTGGTTCTGAGCTATGCTGTGCTGATACATCCAGATACAGCTGCAAGGACTTCATTTGGTAATCTCCAGTTGGTCACTatttcatctaaatcattgccTAAGGGGCTTAGTGAACAAGGCAAAGAAGCTGCACAAAAGAAGGGTATTTCAGTACCCAAAAGGACCCGAGAAGTAGTTGTCTATGTCTTATTCTCAGACTCTGTTgctaaaggacatgttatgcttccCTACTCTATTCGTCACTTTATAAGTGCAGACACACATTCAT GGGTTTATGTGAAGAAATACACTGCTAATGTCAAGAAGGATGAGCCTATAATGAAAATGTGTCCGTTACATTTCAGTATGCACGAAAGATATGTGCATGATAACAGTGATTTAGGCGGTCATGAAAAGGACCCTTGGAGGAACACCAGTATTCCTTCAGAAAATGGCAATTTCTTTCAGAAAGCTCCTAACAATGAGCATCTTCTGAGTGCAGATGCTGATAGTATTTCTGAATCCATGCCAGAACAGAAGGTACTTATTAAGCATTGGCTTATTGGGCAACTTAAAGAAATGACCTTTCATGCTGAAAATTCTGAGATAAGTTCAGTAGTTTTACCAGCCAAAGTTTTGATCCATTTTGAAGCAGTAGATGGGAAACTAAGCAGAGGAGTTGATTTTCTCTACCTGTTAACAATTAGTTTTGAAAACCCTGGTTATAACAATTCACAAGGCAATGTTGAGATTACTTGGAAAGGCCCAACTGAAAACTTGGAATTGAATTTCGGGAGGTTGGAGTTGGGTGAAGCTTTATCATTTGATTCTGTAGTGGACGATGGCTTCAACAATGCTTTTAAGCTGACTCGATCTTCGCTAGGTTGGATGGAGAATGCAATGTCGGATGTGACAAAAA GACTATCCGTGCTCGTGTCTTCAACCGCTCTGAGGTTATTTAACAGGCTAAAGCTCCCCTTTCCTGGACATGTTCTTGTCCATGGGCCTCGA GGTTCTGGGAAAACTGCTTTGACACGGGCTGCTGCAAAATACTTCGAAGACCATCAAGAGATACTGGCACACAT AATATATATGGATTGTTCCAAACTTGCAATTGGCAAGGCTAAGGAGACAAGGCAAACAATTGAAGACAGCATttctgaagctttgcttcactcaCCTTCTATCATCATATTTGATGATCTAGACAATGTAATTTCAGTCTCTTCAGATCCTCAAGTATCCCAATCGTCCAGTTCTTCTGATTCGCTAGTAAGATACTTGACTGACATCCTGGACGAGTACAAG GATAAAAGTCGTAATGTATGTGGATATGGACCTATTGCACTGATGGCTTCAGTTCAATCACTTCAGAATCTTCCTCAAGAGCTGACTTCATCTG GGAGATTTGATTTCCACGTTGAACTTCGTGCCCTTGCCATCCCTGAGCGTGAAGCACTATTGAAACATCAAGTTGAGGAGCATAAGTTACAGTGTTCTGAGGAAGTTATTTCAGAGATAGCGTCAAAATGTGATGGCTATGATGCATATGACTTG GGAATTCTGGTTGATAGGGCTGTGCATGCTGCTGCCTCTCGCTTTGTCCTTCCTTCTGCCTGTTTGAACTCTGTAAACCCAACGCTGGTGAAGGAAGACTTCTTGAAAGCCCTGCATGAGTTCCTTCCTGTTGCCATGCGTGATCTTAGGAAATATGCTCCTGATGGTAAAGATGGTGGTTGGGAAGATGTTGGAGGGCTTAATGAAGCAGTAACTATTATTAAAGAG ACTCTTGAATTGCCATCAAAATACCCAAACGTCTTTACTAAGGCACCTGTTCGGATGCGGTCGAACATCCTCCTCTATGGACCACCTGGATGTGGTAAAACACACATTGTGAGGGTTGCAGCTGCAGCTTGTTCTCTGCGGTTCATTTCAGTCAAGGGTCCAGAGCTGTTGAATAAGTACATTGGTTCTTCTGAGCAATCT GTTCGTGACTTTTTTGCAAAGGCTGCTGCGGCAGCACCTTGCTTACTAttttttgatgaatttgactCCATTGCACCCCAACGAGGAACACATAGTGCAGGAGTTTCTGATCGTGTTGTCAATCAG TTCTTAACTGAACTAGATGGTGTGGAAACCTTGACTGGAGTATTTGTATTTGCTGCTACAAG CAAACCACAATTAATTGATGCGGCACTCTTGCGCCCTGGACGATTCGATCGTCTTGTCTTTTGTGATTTTCCTCGATGGGATGAGCGTGTAGAAATTCTGAAAGTGCACTCTAGGACG GTTTCACTGGCAAGTGATGCCAGTTTGGAAGACATTGCTTCCTTGACTGAAGGATTTACTGGTGCTGATCTCGCGGCTATTCTAACGGATGCTGGGTTGGCAGCAGTTCATGAAGTTCTGGATAGCAGGCAGGACGGTATCCCAGAAAGAGAACCGTGTATCAGCAAAGAACTTCTCATGTCTGTTGCTACGAAGGCTAGACCTTCTACACCAGCTGATGACAAGTCAGGGTACGATAAGGAGTTTGGCGAATTCGTGTCGTCCAGGAAGTCCCTTTCCACAAAG GCTAGAGAGTCTAAAGGCAAGAAGGTGACGCTGGCTTGA